Below is a genomic region from Anoplolepis gracilipes chromosome 1, ASM4749672v1, whole genome shotgun sequence.
GATGTTGAAGAAAACAATATTGAGCAGTCTGAGTATCCTGAAGAACCTAAACAGCCTGAGCAATCTAAATCACTGGAACAGAAGAAGACTTTAACAGAATTGCAGTTTAATTTCTTAGATTCTAAGCCTTGTAATGTAAAGAATGAAGATAAACcagttaatgaaaaaattaccaaTGAATCTTATGATGACAAGCTTGATTCCTCGGATGATGAAGATAGACGTTATTTTGAAGAGCAAAAATATTCCAACTATGGGCGTGAAATAAAGCAACTGTTAAAAGAGCAATCCTCTCAGAAGACTGAACAACCTGTAAAGTTACAGcacaacaatatttttaataataaaaataagacttttgattttaataatgccATAAAGGATAGCATTAGTATTACAAAGGATGTGTATAGTGATCCCTTCTTTggaataagaataattagtCCTTTCATATCTTCTACTGAATTGAAAGAACGCATGAAAGACAAGATAGCTGTAACAATATCAAGAGTAAAGAATCACATTATTTCTGACCATATACATAATGACTGGGTAATTGCTGGtgtattaatcaataaatcaGCTACAAAAACCTCGCAGAAGGGAACTTCTTACTGCATCTGGAAAATAAGCGATTTGTCTGACGATTTGAAGACTGTGTCCATCTTTTTATTCAGTAATGCCTACAAGCAATTATGGAAAACAATCACTGGCAGTGTGATAGGTATCCTCAATCCGAATGTGCTCGAGAGTAAGGACAACATCGATCAAGCAACTTTATCAATCGACAATCCTCAGAGACTGATGATTTTTGGTAGATCCAAGGATATGGGTAAATGCAAATCGATCAAAAAGAACGGCGATCCGTGCACTGCGATTGTAAATACAAGTCGATGCGAATTCTGTGTCTATCACGTTAAacaggaatataaaaaatgtgcacGACGAGCAGACCTACAGTCGAGCAACAATGCATATGGATTCACCGGGGATGCGTTAAAACGCATGAACAAGCAAACTGGTACACGAAAGCCTTACAACGGCCTGGCACCGTTTGTACCAGTGCTGGCTAAACGCAACGAGAAACAATACGAGAAGGATCGCGCGCGTTTGGAATTACTATCTGAAGCTGCTTCAGacaatagtattaaaaaaacaaaaaatgatttgaaaCCAGAAATCAATGTGGATACTAAAAAGAAGGAAGTCGCTGTGGAACTGAGTAAAAAACAGTCGAGTAAAGATTTCGAACGACTCAATAAATTGAGAGGCTGGCAACCCTCGAAACAAGTAATAGTACAATCGACGCCTAATGGACCAGTTTTGTGCAATCCTGTCTCCAGGTCAGTCCAATCAAAAGAAAGTAATTATACACCAAGCAAACCTAAAAGCAATcacatagataaaaaaatcagtttaaCTTCTTTGTCTTCAAACCCACGACTGGGAGTGGGATGTAGCCAAGGTACGATAGATTTCTCCGAGCCCATCACCAAGCAACAAATTCGTAGTGCCAAGATGAACGCGATCAAGTGGGTGCAGGAGCATGGGAAAATCAAAGTAAATGATCCCAATCCAATACATATGAGTTCAAAAAAGAAGGTGACTAAAAACGTGAAACGTCAGAGGCAGAATGATGAGCAGGAAGAACGGAAtgcaaaaaagataaatataagtgACAAATTCAAAGAAATTCTAGAAGCCAAGTCTTCGCATACAGATTTGATTGAGAAATCTTATGatgaagaaaaggagaaataCTTTAACAAAttagaaatgaaagaaaaaatggaaGAGAAGATGATGAATACTTTCAAAGTGAATTGCAAAGCTGTGAAGTGTGCAATATGTAAATACACGGCCTTCTCAGCATCAGACATGTGTAAGGAACAGAGACATCCGTTGCGTGTAATCGACGCGATTAAGAGGTTCTTCAAGTGCGCCGATTGTGGTAACCGGACTGTCAGTCTGAATCGTATGCCATCGCACAGCTGCAGTAAATGCAACAGCTCGAATTGGGCCAGGGCGGCAATGATGGATGAGAGAAAGACCGTTATCGCCACAGAAACTTTATCCATACGCGGTGCTGAAGAGAAGTTCCTAGGTTCGATAGTGAAAGACGCGAATCTCAACCTTCTCGTCCCGGATAAAGATTAGTAAATTCAATCAACTGATATTCTTGTTAAATTAATCAGttgtaaatgtttatatagaaaaatgtaaaaaatgaaaaaaatttatctggaTGTAGACTGCTAGTGTTTTATGTACATTAGCGATAAAATGTTCGTCTAGAGAGaacataaaaaatcaaatggcATTGGAATATGCTACTGTTATATTACtgttaagatatattaattcattaataactattatattttaatttatatctatatataatgaaaatacagaaaaaatttagagatCATGAATTTACTATCTGAATCAAACtattaattatcgaaatatataaaattaatagagcGACACTAATCTTGCTTACTGCGACTGATATATACTTActcttatgtattttatatcttagaATCTACAAATACAGAGCATTTGATATCCTTTTGTTTATTGTCagtattatcaattttcttttctttttttttttcactttatgaaaaatgtacaaatataaagaaatccTAAGAGTGTATCTCTTGCACATTTCCGAAATGAAATACATCGAATTTTCTCCGTCCCAAATGTACACAGCGAGCAGAAACGTTTTGATATACAACCAGGTACAACAATCGTATAAAAAACATCATCTCGATTACGTGCTTCACTAAATTACGTCTGAGGTTTATGTTTAGGCTGAGGAGAGAATCATTACTTCCGTTCCCGttcgataaaattttctcatacACGTCTCCTGACAAGAAAAGTACTCTGTTCCCTTCCTTCATACAAGAAAGATAtgaattatgtaaaaagataatCAGCAGATTTCTAAACATAAAGAACTGTAATTGGGGTCCGAAAGCATTGCATTGACATAAGCTATCATggatcaatattatataagatataataatgaatttaaaaccaatctaacaataagttggATTTTCCGCGACGTGTTATGTCAATGTAATAACTACGGACATTAATAACTATCTGTTTGTATGAGAAACATAGATTGTATTTTTTCACTCATATACTGTTTAATATCCTATGGTTGTCCACAATTCTGTTCggcattttatattacaatgacACGTTACTCTCTTCCTTGTATATAAAACTTCGTCGAGTAAAATATGCGTGATGAAAAAGGaagattagaaataataattattcgataaaCTTGAGAGTATTACttacaaatgaaatattaattatttaaaaaaattttgtcgctttaatacattataactgTATTATAGCTTATAGATTTATCATAACTGTCACATATTTGTTAATACATAATTGTTCccaaagaaattatatattaaaatttaaaatatatatatatatatatataattttcatatgcatatatgaataagaagttatattaatagatGTTATATACTatgttttctttcaaaaaaacgatctttttttctatcatttcACATTAATGCATataggtatatgtatatggaatgtttttagattattatttcaatcttCCTTTTCATCACCTGACAGAGCATAGATCTCACAGGAAATGAACAGCAATACCATCGAAAATTTCTTTCCCGGTCCTATAATCCCATATCATATATGCTTGTAATCTATCAAAAACAGACTTTACTGTAAGATAGCACAATTCCAAtgtagtacatatatatacgaaaaagCGTGaagcattataataaataatatccatGATATAGAAttgaattgattaaaaaacttttacgaTTACGTTTTCGTATATTGCTGTCAGATATGAAATCTAATCAAGTATTAAGGAAACTAGTTTCGATTAAAGGACATATTTCACTGACAAAACACGTGGGAACAAAATAATCAAtgacgaatatataaacag
It encodes:
- the Mcm10 gene encoding protein MCM10 homolog, which produces MEHEDSDSDLDILNNLISNDIEETDVEENNIEQSEYPEEPKQPEQSKSLEQKKTLTELQFNFLDSKPCNVKNEDKPVNEKITNESYDDKLDSSDDEDRRYFEEQKYSNYGREIKQLLKEQSSQKTEQPVKLQHNNIFNNKNKTFDFNNAIKDSISITKDVYSDPFFGIRIISPFISSTELKERMKDKIAVTISRVKNHIISDHIHNDWVIAGVLINKSATKTSQKGTSYCIWKISDLSDDLKTVSIFLFSNAYKQLWKTITGSVIGILNPNVLESKDNIDQATLSIDNPQRLMIFGRSKDMGKCKSIKKNGDPCTAIVNTSRCEFCVYHVKQEYKKCARRADLQSSNNAYGFTGDALKRMNKQTGTRKPYNGLAPFVPVLAKRNEKQYEKDRARLELLSEAASDNSIKKTKNDLKPEINVDTKKKEVAVELSKKQSSKDFERLNKLRGWQPSKQVIVQSTPNGPVLCNPVSRSVQSKESNYTPSKPKSNHIDKKISLTSLSSNPRLGVGCSQGTIDFSEPITKQQIRSAKMNAIKWVQEHGKIKVNDPNPIHMSSKKKVTKNVKRQRQNDEQEERNAKKINISDKFKEILEAKSSHTDLIEKSYDEEKEKYFNKLEMKEKMEEKMMNTFKVNCKAVKCAICKYTAFSASDMCKEQRHPLRVIDAIKRFFKCADCGNRTVSLNRMPSHSCSKCNSSNWARAAMMDERKTVIATETLSIRGAEEKFLGSIVKDANLNLLVPDKD